In one Dermochelys coriacea isolate rDerCor1 chromosome 20, rDerCor1.pri.v4, whole genome shotgun sequence genomic region, the following are encoded:
- the ARHGAP9 gene encoding rho GTPase-activating protein 9 isoform X8: MTVLGPGWAGLVVRTGQPAALPLAEMLSGRWRLEGRSWRRAGPAPGSSSAVALRALYDYQYEAEDGRQVAIAEGECFLLLHKSNEDWWQVRRLSDPRRARPIFVPATYVVEVGPRVEGGPRLSATLLATAGAGQHPSLGLQPRYRSLQDLSSPPAPPGHHSSHSLSLPAWDPGPHLGPAHPVSRSVSATGLTQSPGKDVPAPRCQQEECLEPVGQGASPPGGPPSGATMEEPPIYCNLEEIKQVRGEPPNPSSPPLQVLDTWDRHLDPSTGRSYFYNRETGDKSWKPPRRHREMSLLPVETLSPEPPAAADPGETLAQGRDSVQAGRLSYTKSMILPESRVPKEVEKAGQLNKTKIAEGGRKLRKSWGISWVVLAGNSLVFYKDLKGPAPTSWRPASSRPESSVDLRGAVLERARDMSSKKNVIHLRTVTGNEFLLQSDSEAEIQEWHQTIKGVIRRLDRENPLDEPGYVLHRAGSSELGDLSGDEEDEGLRPKDSWKSSGSTRHPDSTERKRVKSKLRRFIVKRPPLQSLQEKGLIRDQVFGCRLDALCQRENDMVPRFVRLCVEAVEKRGLDADGIYRVSGNLAVIQKLRFAVDRERAVTSDGRYVFPEQPCQGRARPGERLSLADPEWDDVHVVTGALKLFFRELPEPLVPFNLFNAFVAAVKLPAGAERVQRLAELVQSLPPPNYATLRYILAHLRKVMEYADANRMTRQNIGIVFGPTLLRPEKELASMAVDMVHQNQAVELLLSEFQHIFPAPGAN; this comes from the exons ATGACGGTGCTGGGccccggctgggctgggctcgTGGTGCGCACAGGGCAGCCAGCCGCTCTCCCCCTCGCTGAGATGCTGTCAGGGCGGTGGCGGCTGGAAGGCCGGTCCTGGCGCCGGGCAGGCCCCGCGCCAGGCTCCTCCTCGGCCGTGGCGCTGCGAGCCCTCTACGACTACCAGTACGAGGCGGAGGACGGGCGCCAGGTGGCCATCGCTGAAGGCGAGTGCTTCCTGCTGCTCCACAAGTCCAACGAGGACTGGTGGCAGGTTCGGCGGCTCAGCGATCCCCGGAGGGCACGACCCATCTTTGTGCCGGCCACCTACGTGGTGGAGGTGGGCCCTCGCGTGGAGGGTGGCCCGCGGCTGAGCGCCACGCTGCTCGCAACTGCTGGCGCCGGGCAGCACCCATCCCTGG GCCTGCAACCGCGCTACCGATCCCTCCAGGACCtgtccagccccccagccccgcctggccaccactcctcccacagcctgagcctgcCAGCCTGGGACCCTGGCCCCCACCTTGGCCCGGCCCACCCCGTCAGCAGGAGCGTCAGCGCCACTGGCCTGACCCAGAGCCCTGGCAAGGATGTGCCCGCCCCCAGATGCCAGCAGGAGGAGTGCCTGGAGCcggtggggcagggggccagcCCCCCTGGG GGTCCACCCTCTGGAGCCACCATGGAGGAGCCCCCGATTTACTGCAACCTGGAGGAGATAAAGCAGGTGCGGGGGgagccccccaaccccagcagcCCCCCGCTGCAGGTGCTGGACACCTGGGACCGCCACCTCGACCCTAGCACCGGCCGCAGCTACTTCTACAACCGGGAGACGGGCGACAAGTCTTGGAAACCTCCACGGCGCCACCGGGAGATG agTTTGCTCCCCGTGGAGACCTTGAGCCCCGAGCCCCCGGCAGCCGCTGACCCAGGGGAGAcgctggcacagggcagggacagtgtccAGGCCGGCCGGCTCAGCTACACCAAATCCATGATCTTGCCGGAATCCCGTGTGCCCAAG GAGGTGGAGAAGGCCGGGCAGCTGAACAAAACCAAGATTGCAGAGGGGGGCCGGAAACTCAG GAAGAGCTGGGGCATCTCCTGGGTGGTGCTGGCTGGGAACAGCCTCGTCTTCTACAAGGATCTCAAGGGCCCGGCCCCCACCAGCTGg aGACCGGCCAGCAGCAGGCCTGAGAGCAGCGTGGACCTGCGGGGCGCGGTGCTGGAGCGGGCACGCGACATGTCCAGCAAGAAGAACGTCATCCAC CTCCGCACAGTGACTGGCAACGAATTCCTGCTGCAGTCGGACAGCGAGGCCGAGATCCAGGAGTGGCACCAGACTATCAAGGGCGTCATCCGTAGGCTG gaCCGGGAGAACCCCCTGGACGAGCCGGGCTACGTGCTGCACCGGGCCGGCAGCTCCGAGCTGGGGGACCTGAGCGGGGACGAGGAGGACGAGGGGCTAAGGCCAAAGGACAGCTGGAAATCCTCCG GCTCCACCCGCCACCCGGACAGCACCGAGAGAAAGCGAGTCAAGAGCAAACTCAGGCGCTTCATTGTCAAACGGCCCCCGTTGCAGAGCCTGCAGGAGAAGGGGCTCATCCGAG ACCAGGTCTTCGGCTGCCGGCTGGATGCCCTGTGCCAGCGGGAGAACGACATGGTGCCCCGCTTTGTCCGGCTCTGCGTTGAGGCCGTGGAGAAGAGAG GCCTCGATGCAGACGGGATCTACCGGGTGAGTGGGAACCTGGCCGTGATACAGAAGCTGCGTTTTGCCGTCGACCGGG AGCGGGCAGTGACCTCGGATGGGCGCTACGTCTTCCCGGAGCAGCCATGCCAAGGTAGAGCCAGGCCAG GGGAGCGGCTGAGCCTGGCGGACCCCGAGTGGGACGACGTCCACGTGGTGACCGGCGCCCTCAAGCTCTTCTTCCGCGAGCTGCCCGAGCCCCTGGTGCCCTTCAACCTCTTCAACGCCTTCGTGGCTGCCGTCA AGCTCCCGGCTGGCGCCGAGCGGGTGCAGCGCCTGGCCGAACTGGTCCAGAGCTTGCCCCCACCCAACTACGCCACCCTGCGCTACATCCTGGCCCACCTCCGCAA GGTGATGGAGTACGCCGACGCGAACCGCATGACCCGGCAGAACATCGGCATCGTCTTCGGCCCCACGCTGCTGCGACCCGAGAAGGAGCTGGCCAGCATGGCCGTGGACATGGTCCACCAGAACCAGGCCGTGGAGCTGCTGCTCTCCGAGTTCCAGCACATCTTCCCGGCCCCCGGCGCCAACTGA
- the ARHGAP9 gene encoding rho GTPase-activating protein 9 isoform X7, with translation MTVLGPGWAGLVVRTGQPAALPLAEMLSGRWRLEGRSWRRAGPAPGSSSAVALRALYDYQYEAEDGRQVAIAEGECFLLLHKSNEDWWQVRRLSDPRRARPIFVPATYVVEVGPRVEGGPRLSATLLATAGAGQHPSLGLQPRYRSLQDLSSPPAPPGHHSSHSLSLPAWDPGPHLGPAHPVSRSVSATGLTQSPGKDVPAPRCQQEECLEPVGQGASPPGGPPSGATMEEPPIYCNLEEIKQVRGEPPNPSSPPLQVLDTWDRHLDPSTGRSYFYNRETGDKSWKPPRRHREMSLLPVETLSPEPPAAADPGETLAQGRDSVQAGRLSYTKSMILPESRVPKEVEKAGQLNKTKIAEGGRKLRKSWGISWVVLAGNSLVFYKDLKGPAPTSWRPASSRPESSVDLRGAVLERARDMSSKKNVIHLRTVTGNEFLLQSDSEAEIQEWHQTIKGVIRRLDRENPLDEPGYVLHRAGSSELGDLSGDEEDEGLRPKDSWKSSGSTRHPDSTERKRVKSKLRRFIVKRPPLQSLQEKGLIRDQVFGCRLDALCQRENDMVPRFVRLCVEAVEKRAGLDADGIYRVSGNLAVIQKLRFAVDRERAVTSDGRYVFPEQPCQGRARPGERLSLADPEWDDVHVVTGALKLFFRELPEPLVPFNLFNAFVAAVKLPAGAERVQRLAELVQSLPPPNYATLRYILAHLRKVMEYADANRMTRQNIGIVFGPTLLRPEKELASMAVDMVHQNQAVELLLSEFQHIFPAPGAN, from the exons ATGACGGTGCTGGGccccggctgggctgggctcgTGGTGCGCACAGGGCAGCCAGCCGCTCTCCCCCTCGCTGAGATGCTGTCAGGGCGGTGGCGGCTGGAAGGCCGGTCCTGGCGCCGGGCAGGCCCCGCGCCAGGCTCCTCCTCGGCCGTGGCGCTGCGAGCCCTCTACGACTACCAGTACGAGGCGGAGGACGGGCGCCAGGTGGCCATCGCTGAAGGCGAGTGCTTCCTGCTGCTCCACAAGTCCAACGAGGACTGGTGGCAGGTTCGGCGGCTCAGCGATCCCCGGAGGGCACGACCCATCTTTGTGCCGGCCACCTACGTGGTGGAGGTGGGCCCTCGCGTGGAGGGTGGCCCGCGGCTGAGCGCCACGCTGCTCGCAACTGCTGGCGCCGGGCAGCACCCATCCCTGG GCCTGCAACCGCGCTACCGATCCCTCCAGGACCtgtccagccccccagccccgcctggccaccactcctcccacagcctgagcctgcCAGCCTGGGACCCTGGCCCCCACCTTGGCCCGGCCCACCCCGTCAGCAGGAGCGTCAGCGCCACTGGCCTGACCCAGAGCCCTGGCAAGGATGTGCCCGCCCCCAGATGCCAGCAGGAGGAGTGCCTGGAGCcggtggggcagggggccagcCCCCCTGGG GGTCCACCCTCTGGAGCCACCATGGAGGAGCCCCCGATTTACTGCAACCTGGAGGAGATAAAGCAGGTGCGGGGGgagccccccaaccccagcagcCCCCCGCTGCAGGTGCTGGACACCTGGGACCGCCACCTCGACCCTAGCACCGGCCGCAGCTACTTCTACAACCGGGAGACGGGCGACAAGTCTTGGAAACCTCCACGGCGCCACCGGGAGATG agTTTGCTCCCCGTGGAGACCTTGAGCCCCGAGCCCCCGGCAGCCGCTGACCCAGGGGAGAcgctggcacagggcagggacagtgtccAGGCCGGCCGGCTCAGCTACACCAAATCCATGATCTTGCCGGAATCCCGTGTGCCCAAG GAGGTGGAGAAGGCCGGGCAGCTGAACAAAACCAAGATTGCAGAGGGGGGCCGGAAACTCAG GAAGAGCTGGGGCATCTCCTGGGTGGTGCTGGCTGGGAACAGCCTCGTCTTCTACAAGGATCTCAAGGGCCCGGCCCCCACCAGCTGg aGACCGGCCAGCAGCAGGCCTGAGAGCAGCGTGGACCTGCGGGGCGCGGTGCTGGAGCGGGCACGCGACATGTCCAGCAAGAAGAACGTCATCCAC CTCCGCACAGTGACTGGCAACGAATTCCTGCTGCAGTCGGACAGCGAGGCCGAGATCCAGGAGTGGCACCAGACTATCAAGGGCGTCATCCGTAGGCTG gaCCGGGAGAACCCCCTGGACGAGCCGGGCTACGTGCTGCACCGGGCCGGCAGCTCCGAGCTGGGGGACCTGAGCGGGGACGAGGAGGACGAGGGGCTAAGGCCAAAGGACAGCTGGAAATCCTCCG GCTCCACCCGCCACCCGGACAGCACCGAGAGAAAGCGAGTCAAGAGCAAACTCAGGCGCTTCATTGTCAAACGGCCCCCGTTGCAGAGCCTGCAGGAGAAGGGGCTCATCCGAG ACCAGGTCTTCGGCTGCCGGCTGGATGCCCTGTGCCAGCGGGAGAACGACATGGTGCCCCGCTTTGTCCGGCTCTGCGTTGAGGCCGTGGAGAAGAGAG CAGGCCTCGATGCAGACGGGATCTACCGGGTGAGTGGGAACCTGGCCGTGATACAGAAGCTGCGTTTTGCCGTCGACCGGG AGCGGGCAGTGACCTCGGATGGGCGCTACGTCTTCCCGGAGCAGCCATGCCAAGGTAGAGCCAGGCCAG GGGAGCGGCTGAGCCTGGCGGACCCCGAGTGGGACGACGTCCACGTGGTGACCGGCGCCCTCAAGCTCTTCTTCCGCGAGCTGCCCGAGCCCCTGGTGCCCTTCAACCTCTTCAACGCCTTCGTGGCTGCCGTCA AGCTCCCGGCTGGCGCCGAGCGGGTGCAGCGCCTGGCCGAACTGGTCCAGAGCTTGCCCCCACCCAACTACGCCACCCTGCGCTACATCCTGGCCCACCTCCGCAA GGTGATGGAGTACGCCGACGCGAACCGCATGACCCGGCAGAACATCGGCATCGTCTTCGGCCCCACGCTGCTGCGACCCGAGAAGGAGCTGGCCAGCATGGCCGTGGACATGGTCCACCAGAACCAGGCCGTGGAGCTGCTGCTCTCCGAGTTCCAGCACATCTTCCCGGCCCCCGGCGCCAACTGA
- the ARHGAP9 gene encoding rho GTPase-activating protein 9 isoform X4: MTVLGPGWAGLVVRTGQPAALPLAEMLSGRWRLEGRSWRRAGPAPGSSSAVALRALYDYQYEAEDGRQVAIAEGECFLLLHKSNEDWWQVRRLSDPRRARPIFVPATYVVEVGPRVEGGPRLSATLLATAGAGQHPSLGLQPRYRSLQDLSSPPAPPGHHSSHSLSLPAWDPGPHLGPAHPVSRSVSATGLTQSPGKDVPAPRCQQEECLEPVGQGASPPGGPPSGATMEEPPIYCNLEEIKQVRGEPPNPSSPPLQVLDTWDRHLDPSTGRSYFYNRETGDKSWKPPRRHREMSLLPVETLSPEPPAAADPGETLAQGRDSVQAGRLSYTKSMILPESRVPKVSHRRNHSQTSFENWVGTGPPTTSPQGSPPHPSDLPHEVEKAGQLNKTKIAEGGRKLRKSWGISWVVLAGNSLVFYKDLKGPAPTSWRPASSRPESSVDLRGAVLERARDMSSKKNVIHLRTVTGNEFLLQSDSEAEIQEWHQTIKGVIRRLDRENPLDEPGYVLHRAGSSELGDLSGDEEDEGLRPKDSWKSSGSTRHPDSTERKRVKSKLRRFIVKRPPLQSLQEKGLIRDQVFGCRLDALCQRENDMVPRFVRLCVEAVEKRGLDADGIYRVSGNLAVIQKLRFAVDRERAVTSDGRYVFPEQPCQGERLSLADPEWDDVHVVTGALKLFFRELPEPLVPFNLFNAFVAAVKLPAGAERVQRLAELVQSLPPPNYATLRYILAHLRKVMEYADANRMTRQNIGIVFGPTLLRPEKELASMAVDMVHQNQAVELLLSEFQHIFPAPGAN, from the exons ATGACGGTGCTGGGccccggctgggctgggctcgTGGTGCGCACAGGGCAGCCAGCCGCTCTCCCCCTCGCTGAGATGCTGTCAGGGCGGTGGCGGCTGGAAGGCCGGTCCTGGCGCCGGGCAGGCCCCGCGCCAGGCTCCTCCTCGGCCGTGGCGCTGCGAGCCCTCTACGACTACCAGTACGAGGCGGAGGACGGGCGCCAGGTGGCCATCGCTGAAGGCGAGTGCTTCCTGCTGCTCCACAAGTCCAACGAGGACTGGTGGCAGGTTCGGCGGCTCAGCGATCCCCGGAGGGCACGACCCATCTTTGTGCCGGCCACCTACGTGGTGGAGGTGGGCCCTCGCGTGGAGGGTGGCCCGCGGCTGAGCGCCACGCTGCTCGCAACTGCTGGCGCCGGGCAGCACCCATCCCTGG GCCTGCAACCGCGCTACCGATCCCTCCAGGACCtgtccagccccccagccccgcctggccaccactcctcccacagcctgagcctgcCAGCCTGGGACCCTGGCCCCCACCTTGGCCCGGCCCACCCCGTCAGCAGGAGCGTCAGCGCCACTGGCCTGACCCAGAGCCCTGGCAAGGATGTGCCCGCCCCCAGATGCCAGCAGGAGGAGTGCCTGGAGCcggtggggcagggggccagcCCCCCTGGG GGTCCACCCTCTGGAGCCACCATGGAGGAGCCCCCGATTTACTGCAACCTGGAGGAGATAAAGCAGGTGCGGGGGgagccccccaaccccagcagcCCCCCGCTGCAGGTGCTGGACACCTGGGACCGCCACCTCGACCCTAGCACCGGCCGCAGCTACTTCTACAACCGGGAGACGGGCGACAAGTCTTGGAAACCTCCACGGCGCCACCGGGAGATG agTTTGCTCCCCGTGGAGACCTTGAGCCCCGAGCCCCCGGCAGCCGCTGACCCAGGGGAGAcgctggcacagggcagggacagtgtccAGGCCGGCCGGCTCAGCTACACCAAATCCATGATCTTGCCGGAATCCCGTGTGCCCAAG GTATCTCACCGCAGGAATCACTcccagaccagctttgagaactgGGTGGGGACCGGTCCCCCCACCACttccccccagggctccccccctcacccctctgACTTACCCCAT GAGGTGGAGAAGGCCGGGCAGCTGAACAAAACCAAGATTGCAGAGGGGGGCCGGAAACTCAG GAAGAGCTGGGGCATCTCCTGGGTGGTGCTGGCTGGGAACAGCCTCGTCTTCTACAAGGATCTCAAGGGCCCGGCCCCCACCAGCTGg aGACCGGCCAGCAGCAGGCCTGAGAGCAGCGTGGACCTGCGGGGCGCGGTGCTGGAGCGGGCACGCGACATGTCCAGCAAGAAGAACGTCATCCAC CTCCGCACAGTGACTGGCAACGAATTCCTGCTGCAGTCGGACAGCGAGGCCGAGATCCAGGAGTGGCACCAGACTATCAAGGGCGTCATCCGTAGGCTG gaCCGGGAGAACCCCCTGGACGAGCCGGGCTACGTGCTGCACCGGGCCGGCAGCTCCGAGCTGGGGGACCTGAGCGGGGACGAGGAGGACGAGGGGCTAAGGCCAAAGGACAGCTGGAAATCCTCCG GCTCCACCCGCCACCCGGACAGCACCGAGAGAAAGCGAGTCAAGAGCAAACTCAGGCGCTTCATTGTCAAACGGCCCCCGTTGCAGAGCCTGCAGGAGAAGGGGCTCATCCGAG ACCAGGTCTTCGGCTGCCGGCTGGATGCCCTGTGCCAGCGGGAGAACGACATGGTGCCCCGCTTTGTCCGGCTCTGCGTTGAGGCCGTGGAGAAGAGAG GCCTCGATGCAGACGGGATCTACCGGGTGAGTGGGAACCTGGCCGTGATACAGAAGCTGCGTTTTGCCGTCGACCGGG AGCGGGCAGTGACCTCGGATGGGCGCTACGTCTTCCCGGAGCAGCCATGCCAAG GGGAGCGGCTGAGCCTGGCGGACCCCGAGTGGGACGACGTCCACGTGGTGACCGGCGCCCTCAAGCTCTTCTTCCGCGAGCTGCCCGAGCCCCTGGTGCCCTTCAACCTCTTCAACGCCTTCGTGGCTGCCGTCA AGCTCCCGGCTGGCGCCGAGCGGGTGCAGCGCCTGGCCGAACTGGTCCAGAGCTTGCCCCCACCCAACTACGCCACCCTGCGCTACATCCTGGCCCACCTCCGCAA GGTGATGGAGTACGCCGACGCGAACCGCATGACCCGGCAGAACATCGGCATCGTCTTCGGCCCCACGCTGCTGCGACCCGAGAAGGAGCTGGCCAGCATGGCCGTGGACATGGTCCACCAGAACCAGGCCGTGGAGCTGCTGCTCTCCGAGTTCCAGCACATCTTCCCGGCCCCCGGCGCCAACTGA
- the ARHGAP9 gene encoding rho GTPase-activating protein 9 isoform X2, with protein MTVLGPGWAGLVVRTGQPAALPLAEMLSGRWRLEGRSWRRAGPAPGSSSAVALRALYDYQYEAEDGRQVAIAEGECFLLLHKSNEDWWQVRRLSDPRRARPIFVPATYVVEVGPRVEGGPRLSATLLATAGAGQHPSLGLQPRYRSLQDLSSPPAPPGHHSSHSLSLPAWDPGPHLGPAHPVSRSVSATGLTQSPGKDVPAPRCQQEECLEPVGQGASPPGGPPSGATMEEPPIYCNLEEIKQVRGEPPNPSSPPLQVLDTWDRHLDPSTGRSYFYNRETGDKSWKPPRRHREMSLLPVETLSPEPPAAADPGETLAQGRDSVQAGRLSYTKSMILPESRVPKVSHRRNHSQTSFENWVGTGPPTTSPQGSPPHPSDLPHEVEKAGQLNKTKIAEGGRKLRKSWGISWVVLAGNSLVFYKDLKGPAPTSWRPASSRPESSVDLRGAVLERARDMSSKKNVIHLRTVTGNEFLLQSDSEAEIQEWHQTIKGVIRRLDRENPLDEPGYVLHRAGSSELGDLSGDEEDEGLRPKDSWKSSGSTRHPDSTERKRVKSKLRRFIVKRPPLQSLQEKGLIRDQVFGCRLDALCQRENDMVPRFVRLCVEAVEKRGLDADGIYRVSGNLAVIQKLRFAVDRERAVTSDGRYVFPEQPCQGRARPGERLSLADPEWDDVHVVTGALKLFFRELPEPLVPFNLFNAFVAAVKLPAGAERVQRLAELVQSLPPPNYATLRYILAHLRKVMEYADANRMTRQNIGIVFGPTLLRPEKELASMAVDMVHQNQAVELLLSEFQHIFPAPGAN; from the exons ATGACGGTGCTGGGccccggctgggctgggctcgTGGTGCGCACAGGGCAGCCAGCCGCTCTCCCCCTCGCTGAGATGCTGTCAGGGCGGTGGCGGCTGGAAGGCCGGTCCTGGCGCCGGGCAGGCCCCGCGCCAGGCTCCTCCTCGGCCGTGGCGCTGCGAGCCCTCTACGACTACCAGTACGAGGCGGAGGACGGGCGCCAGGTGGCCATCGCTGAAGGCGAGTGCTTCCTGCTGCTCCACAAGTCCAACGAGGACTGGTGGCAGGTTCGGCGGCTCAGCGATCCCCGGAGGGCACGACCCATCTTTGTGCCGGCCACCTACGTGGTGGAGGTGGGCCCTCGCGTGGAGGGTGGCCCGCGGCTGAGCGCCACGCTGCTCGCAACTGCTGGCGCCGGGCAGCACCCATCCCTGG GCCTGCAACCGCGCTACCGATCCCTCCAGGACCtgtccagccccccagccccgcctggccaccactcctcccacagcctgagcctgcCAGCCTGGGACCCTGGCCCCCACCTTGGCCCGGCCCACCCCGTCAGCAGGAGCGTCAGCGCCACTGGCCTGACCCAGAGCCCTGGCAAGGATGTGCCCGCCCCCAGATGCCAGCAGGAGGAGTGCCTGGAGCcggtggggcagggggccagcCCCCCTGGG GGTCCACCCTCTGGAGCCACCATGGAGGAGCCCCCGATTTACTGCAACCTGGAGGAGATAAAGCAGGTGCGGGGGgagccccccaaccccagcagcCCCCCGCTGCAGGTGCTGGACACCTGGGACCGCCACCTCGACCCTAGCACCGGCCGCAGCTACTTCTACAACCGGGAGACGGGCGACAAGTCTTGGAAACCTCCACGGCGCCACCGGGAGATG agTTTGCTCCCCGTGGAGACCTTGAGCCCCGAGCCCCCGGCAGCCGCTGACCCAGGGGAGAcgctggcacagggcagggacagtgtccAGGCCGGCCGGCTCAGCTACACCAAATCCATGATCTTGCCGGAATCCCGTGTGCCCAAG GTATCTCACCGCAGGAATCACTcccagaccagctttgagaactgGGTGGGGACCGGTCCCCCCACCACttccccccagggctccccccctcacccctctgACTTACCCCAT GAGGTGGAGAAGGCCGGGCAGCTGAACAAAACCAAGATTGCAGAGGGGGGCCGGAAACTCAG GAAGAGCTGGGGCATCTCCTGGGTGGTGCTGGCTGGGAACAGCCTCGTCTTCTACAAGGATCTCAAGGGCCCGGCCCCCACCAGCTGg aGACCGGCCAGCAGCAGGCCTGAGAGCAGCGTGGACCTGCGGGGCGCGGTGCTGGAGCGGGCACGCGACATGTCCAGCAAGAAGAACGTCATCCAC CTCCGCACAGTGACTGGCAACGAATTCCTGCTGCAGTCGGACAGCGAGGCCGAGATCCAGGAGTGGCACCAGACTATCAAGGGCGTCATCCGTAGGCTG gaCCGGGAGAACCCCCTGGACGAGCCGGGCTACGTGCTGCACCGGGCCGGCAGCTCCGAGCTGGGGGACCTGAGCGGGGACGAGGAGGACGAGGGGCTAAGGCCAAAGGACAGCTGGAAATCCTCCG GCTCCACCCGCCACCCGGACAGCACCGAGAGAAAGCGAGTCAAGAGCAAACTCAGGCGCTTCATTGTCAAACGGCCCCCGTTGCAGAGCCTGCAGGAGAAGGGGCTCATCCGAG ACCAGGTCTTCGGCTGCCGGCTGGATGCCCTGTGCCAGCGGGAGAACGACATGGTGCCCCGCTTTGTCCGGCTCTGCGTTGAGGCCGTGGAGAAGAGAG GCCTCGATGCAGACGGGATCTACCGGGTGAGTGGGAACCTGGCCGTGATACAGAAGCTGCGTTTTGCCGTCGACCGGG AGCGGGCAGTGACCTCGGATGGGCGCTACGTCTTCCCGGAGCAGCCATGCCAAGGTAGAGCCAGGCCAG GGGAGCGGCTGAGCCTGGCGGACCCCGAGTGGGACGACGTCCACGTGGTGACCGGCGCCCTCAAGCTCTTCTTCCGCGAGCTGCCCGAGCCCCTGGTGCCCTTCAACCTCTTCAACGCCTTCGTGGCTGCCGTCA AGCTCCCGGCTGGCGCCGAGCGGGTGCAGCGCCTGGCCGAACTGGTCCAGAGCTTGCCCCCACCCAACTACGCCACCCTGCGCTACATCCTGGCCCACCTCCGCAA GGTGATGGAGTACGCCGACGCGAACCGCATGACCCGGCAGAACATCGGCATCGTCTTCGGCCCCACGCTGCTGCGACCCGAGAAGGAGCTGGCCAGCATGGCCGTGGACATGGTCCACCAGAACCAGGCCGTGGAGCTGCTGCTCTCCGAGTTCCAGCACATCTTCCCGGCCCCCGGCGCCAACTGA